ATATCGATTCGACGAGCCTATGATAATGAAAATGGAGCCTATCTATGAGCAATCTTACGAAGAAAAGCCTCTTGGCCGCTGGCATCATCGCCGCAAGCGGAAGTGCTTTCGCGGCTGAAGTGTCAGCAGGCGTACAGTTGGCAGAGAAGCAAGAAATCGTCAGAAACAACGGCGCTGAAGTACAATCGCTGGATCCACATAAAATTGAAGGCGTGCCAGAGAATAACATCACCCGCGATCTGATGGAGGGCTTGGCCAATAATAGCCCGGACGGTTCTATTGTTCCTGGTGTGGCAGAAAGCTGGGATAACAAAGACGCTAAAGTATGGATATTCCATCTGCGTAAAGATGCGAAATGGTCCAACGGTAAGCCAGTCACTGCACAAGATTTCGTCTATAGTTGGCAGCGCCTGGTTGATCCGAGAACTGCCTCGCCTTACGCCAGCTATCTGCAATATGCTCATGTGGAAAACGTTGATGCCATCATAGCCGGTAAGAAAGATAAATCGACCCTGGGGGTGCAGGCCATCGACGATCACACCTTCCAGGTCACCCTAACTGAGCCAGTGCCTTACCTGGTTGAAATGACCCCGCATTACGCGATGAAGCCGGTGTATCAAGCTGCGGTAGAGAAATTTGGCGAGAAATGGACATTGCCAGCCAACTATGTCGGTAACGGCGCTTATAAGCTGAAAGATTGGGTCGTTAATGAACACATCGTTCTGGAACGTAATCCAGAATATTGGGACAACGCAAAAACCATCATCAATAAAGTAACCTTCTTACCGATTTCGTCGGAAGTGACTGACGTTAACCGCTACCGCACCGGCGAAATCGATATGACTTCCAGCATGCCGATCGAACTGTTCCAGAAGCTGAAGAAAGAGATCCCGTATGAAGTGCAGGTTGCTCCTCACCTCTGTACCTATTTTTACGAGATCAACAATCCACAGGCACCTTTTACCGACCAACGTGTACGTGAAGCGCTCAAACTGGCGCTTGATCGTGACATCATCACCCATAAAGTGAAAAATCAGGGCGACCTCCCGGCCTATAGTTTAACCCCTCCCTACACCAAAGGGATCACGCTAACGCCGCCTGAGTGGGCCGGATGGACGCAGGAAAAACGCAACCAAGTGGCGAAAAAGCTGCTGGCGGACGCGGGCTATGGCCCGGCCAAACCGTTGACTTTCTCACTGCTGTACAACACCTCCGATTCGAATAAGAAACTGGCGATTGCCGCCGCTTCCATCTGGAAGAAAAACCTGGGTGTGGACGTGAAGCTGGTAAACCAAGAGTGGAAAACCTTTTTAGACAGTCGTCATCAGGGCAACTATAACGTGGCGAGTGCTGGCTGGTGTGCCGATTACAACGAGCCTAGCTCGTTCCTGAACATGATGCTGTCCAGCAGCAGCAATAACACCGCACATTATAAGAGCGCCGAGTTCGACAGGCTGATGGCGGGTGCGTTGACGGCGAAAACCGAACAACAACGTGCCGAGTTGTACCAAAAAGACGAAACCCAGTTGGATAAAGACTCCGCCATCGTTCCGGTGTATCACAATGTGAGTGCCCGCCTGGTGAAGCCCTATGTAGGGGGGTATAGCGGTAAAGATCCGCTTGCCAACGTGTACGATAAAAACCTGTACATCATCAAGCATTGATACGGTAAGCGTCAATGGTGTGAATCGCTGGCGCATGTTGAGAACAACAAGCCGCCACTAGGCTATAGCACAGGGGTAGCCCAATGCTTACATTTATATTTCGCCGCTTTCTGGAAGCGATCCCGACACTGTTTATCCTCATTACTATTTCATTCTTTATGATGCGTCTGGCACCGGGAAGCCCCTTTACCGGCGAACGGGCATTATCGCCGGAAGTAATGGCCAATATCGAAGCCAAATACCATTTGAATGATCCGATGTGGAAACAGTACTGCCATTATCTGGTGCAGTTGTCGAAGGGCGACTTTGGCCCATCATTCAAATACAAGGATTATTCGGTTAACGATCTGGTGGCGTCCTCTTTCCCGGTTTCTGCCAAACTCGGTCTGGCCGCTTTTCTGCTGGCGGTGGTAGTGGGTGTTAGCGCTGGCGTGGTCGCTGCGCTGAAGCAAAATACCCTATGGGATTACACGGTGATGGGATTAGCCATGACCGGGGTGGTGATCCCCAGTTTCGTGGTGGCACCGCTACTGGTACTGATCTTTGCCATTACGCTGAAGTGGCTACCGGGTGGTGGTTGGAACGACGGAGCGCCGCAATACATCATTCTGCCAATGGTCGCGCTCTCGCTGGCCTATATTGCCAGCCTTGCGCGTATTACGCGTGGTTCGATGATTGAGGTGCTGCATGCCAACTTTATCCGCACCGCGCGCGCCAAAGGGCTACCGATGTGGCGCATCATTTTCTACCACGCGTTGAAACCGGCACTGCTACCGGTACTGTCTTATATGGGGCCGGCGTTTGTCGGCATCATCACCGGCTCAATGGTGATCGAAACCATTTACGGTCTGCCGGGCATCGGCCAGTTGTTTGTTAACGGCGCGCTCAACCGCGATTACTCCTTGGTGCTGAGTTTGACCATTTTGGTTGGTGGCTTGACCATTCTGTTTAACGCCATCGTCGATATGTTGTACGCCGTAATCGATCCCAAAATCCGTTATTAACTTGGAGCACGCGTATGATGTTGGTGAAAAAGAACAGCGATGCGCTGGAAAACTTCAGCGAAAAGCTGGACGTAGAAGGGCGCAGCCTGTGGCAAGATGCGCGTCGGCGATTTGTGCACAATCGCGCAGCAATCAGCAGCCTGGTTGTGCTGGCGCTGATCACCTTGTTTGTGATTGTGGCACCTTGGCTGTCGCCATTCGCTTATGACGATACCGATTGGGCGATGATGTCGGCGGCACCGAGCATTGGATCCACTCACTACTTCGGGACTGATTCCTCTGGGCGTGATTTGCTGGTGCGTGTCGCCATCGGTGGGCGTATTTCACTGATGGTGGGTGTGGCGGCGGCGTTGATGGCAGTGATCGTCGGCACCTTGTATGGAGCGATGTCCGGTTATCGTGGGGGCAAGACGGATACGGTGATGATGCGCTTGCTGGAGATCCTCAACGCCTTCCCCTTCATGTTCTTCGTGATCCTGTTGGTAACCTTCTTTGGTCAAAATATCCTGCTGATTTTTGTGGCACTAGGTATGGTGTCATGGCTGGATATGGCGCGTATCGTGCGTGGGCAAACACTGAGCTTGAAGCGTAAAGAATTCATTGAAGCCGCACGGGTATGCGGTGTATCCACGCGCAACATCGTACTGCGGCATATCGTGCCGAATGTGCTAGGCGTAGTGGTGGTGTATGCTTCGTTGATGGTGCCGGGCATGATCCTGTTCGAGTCCTTCCTCAGCTTTCTGGGGTTGGGTACGCAGGAGCCGTTAAGCAGTTGGGGGGGATTGCTCAGCGATGGGGCTAACTCGATAGAAGTTTCACCCTGGTTGCTGCTATTCCCGGCGGGTTTCTTGGTTGTCACTCTGTTTTGTTTCAACTTTATCGGCGATGGCCTGCGTGATGCCCTCGACCCAAAAGATCGCTAAGGAGCGCAATCATGGGTACCATTGAAAATCCGCCGTTGTTGGATGTAAAAAATTTGCGCGTCACTTTCGACACCCCGGAGGGTGATGTCACGGCGGTAAGCAATTTGAATTTCGACCTGCGTGTCGGTGAGACGCTGGGGATTGTCGGCGAGTCCGGTTCCGGCAAATCCCAGACCGCCTATGCGCTGATGGGGCTGCTGGCCAACAATGGCTACATTGGCGGTTCAGCCAGGTTTAATGGCCG
The sequence above is drawn from the Serratia symbiotica genome and encodes:
- the oppA gene encoding oligopeptide ABC transporter substrate-binding protein OppA, whose translation is MSNLTKKSLLAAGIIAASGSAFAAEVSAGVQLAEKQEIVRNNGAEVQSLDPHKIEGVPENNITRDLMEGLANNSPDGSIVPGVAESWDNKDAKVWIFHLRKDAKWSNGKPVTAQDFVYSWQRLVDPRTASPYASYLQYAHVENVDAIIAGKKDKSTLGVQAIDDHTFQVTLTEPVPYLVEMTPHYAMKPVYQAAVEKFGEKWTLPANYVGNGAYKLKDWVVNEHIVLERNPEYWDNAKTIINKVTFLPISSEVTDVNRYRTGEIDMTSSMPIELFQKLKKEIPYEVQVAPHLCTYFYEINNPQAPFTDQRVREALKLALDRDIITHKVKNQGDLPAYSLTPPYTKGITLTPPEWAGWTQEKRNQVAKKLLADAGYGPAKPLTFSLLYNTSDSNKKLAIAAASIWKKNLGVDVKLVNQEWKTFLDSRHQGNYNVASAGWCADYNEPSSFLNMMLSSSSNNTAHYKSAEFDRLMAGALTAKTEQQRAELYQKDETQLDKDSAIVPVYHNVSARLVKPYVGGYSGKDPLANVYDKNLYIIKH
- the oppB gene encoding oligopeptide ABC transporter permease OppB yields the protein MLTFIFRRFLEAIPTLFILITISFFMMRLAPGSPFTGERALSPEVMANIEAKYHLNDPMWKQYCHYLVQLSKGDFGPSFKYKDYSVNDLVASSFPVSAKLGLAAFLLAVVVGVSAGVVAALKQNTLWDYTVMGLAMTGVVIPSFVVAPLLVLIFAITLKWLPGGGWNDGAPQYIILPMVALSLAYIASLARITRGSMIEVLHANFIRTARAKGLPMWRIIFYHALKPALLPVLSYMGPAFVGIITGSMVIETIYGLPGIGQLFVNGALNRDYSLVLSLTILVGGLTILFNAIVDMLYAVIDPKIRY
- the oppC gene encoding oligopeptide ABC transporter permease OppC gives rise to the protein MMLVKKNSDALENFSEKLDVEGRSLWQDARRRFVHNRAAISSLVVLALITLFVIVAPWLSPFAYDDTDWAMMSAAPSIGSTHYFGTDSSGRDLLVRVAIGGRISLMVGVAAALMAVIVGTLYGAMSGYRGGKTDTVMMRLLEILNAFPFMFFVILLVTFFGQNILLIFVALGMVSWLDMARIVRGQTLSLKRKEFIEAARVCGVSTRNIVLRHIVPNVLGVVVVYASLMVPGMILFESFLSFLGLGTQEPLSSWGGLLSDGANSIEVSPWLLLFPAGFLVVTLFCFNFIGDGLRDALDPKDR